The following is a genomic window from Gymnodinialimonas ceratoperidinii.
GAGGATATCGCTCAGGCGGAGCGGTCCGTATAGATGCGGGAACAGAGCGCCACCGCGCGACGGCTCCCATTTCAAGGCATCGCCCAAGGCGTCTGACTCCAACGCGGCTAGCACGAGGCCTTCGGTTCCCGCGAAATGTTTTGCCGCCGTCTCGACGACCTGTTCGGCGGTAGAGAAGTGGATATAGCCATCGGCCACGTCAATCGGCGCACCGGGGGTCTGCCCGGCGGCCTCAAGCGCGGCCCATTCGTCCGCGCGCAATATCTTGTAAATCCGCATGGGCGTCGTTTCCCCCGCAGGCTCCGCCACGTCAAGTGTCACGGGTCCGTCATCAAGCGTCTTTACTTGGACACGGCACGCGGCCAAGCTGCGATCAGTTCAACAATAACTTGGGGAGAATTCCATGCTTTCTCGTATTCTAGGCTCCACAGCGATGCTGGCGGGTCTTGCTGTGGCTGCACCTGCCGCCGCGGACACGACGTTGCACCTTCTGCACATCAACGATCTGCACAGCCGGATCCAGCCGATCAACCGTTTCGATTCGACCTGTAGCGCCGAAGATGACGCGGCGGGGGAGTGCTTTGGCGGCGTCGCTCGCGTGGCCACCGCGATCAACACCCTGCGCGGCGAGTTGGAAGAGGCCGGCGAGAACGTGCTGGTGCTCGACGCGGGCGACCAGTTCCAGGGCTCGCTGATGTACACGACCTACAAGGGTGACGTGGAAGCGGAGTTCATGGAGGCGATCGGCTTCGACGTCATGGCCGTGGGCAACCACGAATTCGACGACGGCCCCGAGAACCTCGCGCGGTTCGTGGAGATGACGAGCTTCCCGATCATCTCGGGCAACCTCGACCTGTCGCAGTCCAACGTGCTGACCGACGAGATGATCCCCGATCATGTGGTGCTCGACGTGAACGGCACGCAGGTGGGCATCGTCTCGGCGCTGGCGGTGGATACGGCGGAAACCTCCTCCCCCGGGCCGAGCATCATCTTCCAGGATGAGATCGAGGCGCTGCAGGCCGATGTCGATGCGCTGACCGAGCAGGGTGTGAACATCATCATCGCGCTGACCCATGTGGGTCTGCCGCAGGATATCCGCATCGCCGAGGGCGTTTCGGGGATCGATGTGATCGTGGGCGGCCACTCGCACACCTACCTGTCGTCTTCCGACCCCGACCGCGCAGGCGCCTATCCGACGATGGCCACCAACCCCGACGGCGCCTTCGTGCCGATCGTGCAGGCCTACGCCTACTCCAAGTACCTGGGCCACCTCGAGGTGACCTTCGACGACGATGGCAACGTGGTCTACGCCTCGGGCGACACCATGGTGCTCGACGCCTCCGTCACGCCGGACCCGGAGATCGCGGCGCGGGTGGCCGAGCTGGGCGGCCCGATCGAAGAGGCCATGTCGGTCGTGATCGGCGAATCCTCGGACATCATCGACGGCTCGCGCGAGACCTGCCGGGCGATGGAATGCCCGATGGGCAACCTGGTGGCCGACGCCATGCTCGAGCGTGTGCGTGATCAGGGCATCGACGTGGCGATCCAGAACGGCGGCGGTCTGCGGGCCACCATCGATGCAGGCGAGATCACCATGGGCGAGGTCTTCACGGTGCTGCCTTTCCAGAACACGCTGGCGACCTTCCAGCTGACCGGCGCGGGCATCATCGAAGCGCTGGAGAATGGTGTGAGCGCCGTGGAAGAGGGCGCGGGCCGCTTCCCGCAGGTCTCGGGCATGTCCTACACCTATGATCCCTCCGCCGAGCCGGGCTCGCGTATCGTCTCGGTCGAGATCGCCGGCGAGCCGCTGGACCCGGAAGCCACCTACGGCGTCGTGTCCAACAACTACATGCGCGGCGGCGGCGACGGCTATGCCAGCTTCACCACGGCCGAGAATGCCTATGACTTTGGTCCGGGTCTGGAGCAGGTGGTTGCGGATTACATCTCGGAGGCAGGCACCTACGAGCCTTACACCGACGGACGCATCACTGCGGCCGAGTAATCCTCGGATCGTCTGAAATTTAAGCGATTTGAACCGGCGTGGGGAAACCCGCGCCGGTTTTCGTTTGGCCATGCGTGGGGCGCAAGGCGGGTCTGTCGATACGGCCTCTGGTCGATCCTGTTAGCGCTATCACATTGGGAGCACGAACCTGAAACACCTGGCTCAAAAGGAGCTGCCCCAATGGCAAATCTGTTCAAAGACCTTCGCAACGCCGCCCGAAAACGGGCTGCCTACAACCGTACCGTCGCCGAGATTTCGGCTCTTCCCGTGGAATTCGCCGTGGAAGATCTGGGCATGCACCCGGAAGACGCTCACAAGATCGCGCTGCGCAGCGTTTATGGCCGCTAAGACGCGCCGTTTACCTGCGTCACATTTCAGGGTCTATTAAGCCCATGTGTGGCCGTATGACGATGACCCATCCCCATGATGCCATGGCGCGGCTGTTTCAGGCCGCGCCGGCAAACGACCTGCCCCCGGTCCCCAATTACAATGTCTGCCCGACCAACGCTGTCGCCGCGGTCACCGCCAGTGCGGAGGGCGACGACGCCCCGCAGCGCGCGCTCAGGCCGATGCGGTGGGGCTTCATTCCCCATTGGTACAAGAAGCCGAACGACGGCCCCCTGCTGATCAACGCGCGCGCCGAGACCATTGCAGAGAAACCCGCCTTTCGCTCGGCCGTGCGGTCGCGGCGCTGCCTGATCCCTGCCACAGGCTTCTATGAATGGACGAAAGGCGAGGATGACGCCCGCCTGCCGTGGTACTTCTCGCGCCTGGACGGGAGCCCGATGGTCTTCGCCGGCATCTGGCAGGTCTGGGACAAGGGCGACGCGCCGCTCACCACCTGCGCGGTGGTGACGACGGGCGCATCGGACTGGATGGCCGAGACCCATCACCGCGAACCCGTGGTCGTGGCAGAGGACGATTGGGCGACGTGGTTGGGCGAGAACGACGAAAAAGCCGCCCCGCTGATGCGCCCGGCGCCGACCGACACGTTCCAGCGCTGGCGCGTGGACCGCGCCGTCAACTCCAACCGCGCCGACGGGCCCGAGTTGATCGAGCCTCTGGTTGCCTAATCGGGCTGGAACACGGCGCCGCTGACGATTGCGCGCGCGGTGTGGACGGTCAGCACAGCCAGCACGATCGCCAGAACAGCCAGCAATCCGTAGCCCATCACCAGATGCACGAGCGATCCGGTCAATTCGGCGAACCGGAAGCTGGCGATGGTAATTGCGGCCAAGGGAAACGACAGCGCCCAGAACGAAAGCGCGAATGGCAGCCGCAGGATCGCGGGCATCTGCAATGCCACGAGGGCGGTGAAGAAATAGCCCAGGTTGATCAGCACCCGCGCGGCGGCGTCGATGCTGCCGTTGTGAAACTGCACCCAGGTGAGGAACGCCAGGGCCGGTGGCGCGATCAGGATGACGATGGTGGGCCGCAGTTTGCCCGGCATCGGATCGTGGAAGATCAGGCGGTTGAAGACCAGCGTCAGCAGCACCAGCCAGAACAGGATGCCGACCGCGAAGAAGTACCAGCTGAACTCGATGTATCCCAAGGGAATGCCGCCAAAGGGCGCCATGACGTTGCCCACCGCGGGGATGAACCACGCCGGCGACAATTGCCCCGGCCCGAAGGCGCGGTGGCTGATCCAGGCGGAGATGACCACCACCGTCAGCACGCCCTGAAGTGCTGCGCCAAGAAGCCAGACGGGCCGCGCCGCCTCTGGCGCGATGGGATGCAGGAACGACGCCATCAGAAGCAGCGAAATGCTCGCGGCGGGAAAGAACGCGAGTTTGACCGGATGGCTCCACTCGGCCACCACGGCCGCGCGGTGACGCAGGAACTTGAGCGCGAAGACGGCGAACAGGATCACCAGCAACGCCGTCGCGACGGCTCCAACTACCGAGGAGGCCACCTCGAACCCGCCCGCGCGCGCGGCCAGCGACAGGCCGAAGGCGCCCATGGCGGTGGTGAAAAAGCTGATCGGCGTGTGCTCAAGCTTGCTGTGGACGCCTGCGGTCATTGCGCCGTGGCTTCCAACGGGTCTGCCTGCAGCGATTGGGCGATCTCGTCGTCGATGGGCGTCGAGAACGTGTTCACGATGAAGCCAAGGGTGGAATAGAACCCGACCGTCGCGAACAGGTCGAGGACACCCTTCGAGCCCACAAGATCGGTGAGCGCGGCGAGCGTGCCGGGGGTGAGGCGCGCCAAGGCCAGAACCTCGTCGACGGCGCCGGCGATCACGGCATCCTCGGCGTTCATGTCGGAGGTCGGCCCGCGCAGCGCGGCAATGCGGGCGTCGGAAAACCCGAGGGCGCGCGCGCGATGGACGTGGTGCGACCATTCGTAGTCGGAGTTCAGTGTCACGGCGGCGCGCAGGATCACGACTTCGGAGCGGTCACGCCCAAGG
Proteins encoded in this region:
- a CDS encoding DUF952 domain-containing protein: MRIYKILRADEWAALEAAGQTPGAPIDVADGYIHFSTAEQVVETAAKHFAGTEGLVLAALESDALGDALKWEPSRGGALFPHLYGPLRLSDILWHRSLPVRDGAHVFPEGL
- a CDS encoding bifunctional metallophosphatase/5'-nucleotidase — its product is MLSRILGSTAMLAGLAVAAPAAADTTLHLLHINDLHSRIQPINRFDSTCSAEDDAAGECFGGVARVATAINTLRGELEEAGENVLVLDAGDQFQGSLMYTTYKGDVEAEFMEAIGFDVMAVGNHEFDDGPENLARFVEMTSFPIISGNLDLSQSNVLTDEMIPDHVVLDVNGTQVGIVSALAVDTAETSSPGPSIIFQDEIEALQADVDALTEQGVNIIIALTHVGLPQDIRIAEGVSGIDVIVGGHSHTYLSSSDPDRAGAYPTMATNPDGAFVPIVQAYAYSKYLGHLEVTFDDDGNVVYASGDTMVLDASVTPDPEIAARVAELGGPIEEAMSVVIGESSDIIDGSRETCRAMECPMGNLVADAMLERVRDQGIDVAIQNGGGLRATIDAGEITMGEVFTVLPFQNTLATFQLTGAGIIEALENGVSAVEEGAGRFPQVSGMSYTYDPSAEPGSRIVSVEIAGEPLDPEATYGVVSNNYMRGGGDGYASFTTAENAYDFGPGLEQVVADYISEAGTYEPYTDGRITAAE
- a CDS encoding SOS response-associated peptidase; translated protein: MCGRMTMTHPHDAMARLFQAAPANDLPPVPNYNVCPTNAVAAVTASAEGDDAPQRALRPMRWGFIPHWYKKPNDGPLLINARAETIAEKPAFRSAVRSRRCLIPATGFYEWTKGEDDARLPWYFSRLDGSPMVFAGIWQVWDKGDAPLTTCAVVTTGASDWMAETHHREPVVVAEDDWATWLGENDEKAAPLMRPAPTDTFQRWRVDRAVNSNRADGPELIEPLVA
- a CDS encoding SLAC1 anion channel family protein; translation: MTAGVHSKLEHTPISFFTTAMGAFGLSLAARAGGFEVASSVVGAVATALLVILFAVFALKFLRHRAAVVAEWSHPVKLAFFPAASISLLLMASFLHPIAPEAARPVWLLGAALQGVLTVVVISAWISHRAFGPGQLSPAWFIPAVGNVMAPFGGIPLGYIEFSWYFFAVGILFWLVLLTLVFNRLIFHDPMPGKLRPTIVILIAPPALAFLTWVQFHNGSIDAAARVLINLGYFFTALVALQMPAILRLPFALSFWALSFPLAAITIASFRFAELTGSLVHLVMGYGLLAVLAIVLAVLTVHTARAIVSGAVFQPD
- a CDS encoding carboxymuconolactone decarboxylase family protein translates to MSDPKLAPLSASAWPDVLADLENGFAGQLNVYRTMAHHPALVQAWANLRQHVVLDTSLGRDRSEVVILRAAVTLNSDYEWSHHVHRARALGFSDARIAALRGPTSDMNAEDAVIAGAVDEVLALARLTPGTLAALTDLVGSKGVLDLFATVGFYSTLGFIVNTFSTPIDDEIAQSLQADPLEATAQ